One Thauera sp. K11 DNA window includes the following coding sequences:
- the tatB gene encoding Sec-independent protein translocase protein TatB, producing MFDFGFSELVVIGVVMLIVVGPERLPKVARTVGHLLGRLQRYVSDVKSDIQREMQLEELKKLQEQVKQQAHTIESSVREQAASVEAELGRADEELRALEIAATGAAPVADAATAAGQEAAPVEDAPASTQLELGLASPGKPAEADKA from the coding sequence ATGTTCGATTTCGGTTTTTCGGAACTCGTCGTCATCGGGGTGGTGATGCTGATCGTCGTCGGCCCCGAGCGCCTGCCCAAGGTGGCGCGCACCGTCGGCCATCTGCTCGGCCGGCTGCAGCGTTACGTGTCGGACGTGAAGTCCGACATCCAGCGGGAAATGCAGCTCGAGGAACTGAAGAAGCTCCAGGAGCAGGTCAAGCAGCAGGCGCATACGATCGAGAGTTCGGTGCGCGAGCAGGCGGCGAGCGTGGAAGCCGAACTGGGCCGCGCCGATGAGGAATTGCGTGCGCTGGAAATTGCCGCGACCGGTGCCGCTCCGGTCGCCGATGCTGCGACGGCAGCCGGCCAGGAGGCCGCACCGGTCGAGGATGCGCCGGCCAGCACCCAGCTGGAACTCGGTCTCGCGTCTCCCGGCAAACCGGCCGAGGCGGACAAGGCATGA